AAACCTCCCTGTGTCCCATGTAACACCATCTGTCTCGCCAGGAATGTGGGAAGAGGCAGCACACCCTCGCAGTTGTCATACCGTTTCggagctgccttttttttttttttcctctccccttcacCCCCCGCCCTGCTCCCGCAATAGGCTTTTGTGTTGTGGCTGCCTACAAAAAAATAGGCTGACCTCCTACCTTGAGCACTCAGAGTGGTTGGCTGCactattattaatttttttaaatattttttttttcctctccaaattCAAAGTCACAAGGCTTTTCTCGCTTGTTACAAAAAAGGTCAGCTGCCTTTGATTGCATCTTTATGCCACTTTTAACTTGCAACTTTCCCTCGCCCCTTAGAAGTGCATTGGGGGAAAACATGACACGAAAGGTAGCTTGagtcttccctgctgctctgtgattttaaaaaacacttccagcagcagctcctgccgcAAATGCAGTCTCTTCTGCTTGATAATGGATTAAATCTTACACAAAACACCACTAACAACAGTGTTTCTGTCTTTCCTACACATGCagtaaacagaatttttaaacaaGTAGAGTCCCACATGTTCAGAATCTGCTAGGAATATTAAGAACCACAAATCTTCTTATAAAACAGTTTCTCTCATGATAAGATACCTTAAAGCAACACATTTCTGATGAGAGACTTAGGAAATAATTCTAAAGCAAATATCGAATGCTCATGTGAAAGTACTTTCTCATTTGTTTCGGTTTACTGCcaacattttgatttttattgcaACACTGATGAGACAAATAAATGTACACGCAGACCTTTTGGTCCGCTTGAGAAATTCAGAGccacattaattttgtttttgtttttttaagctagAAATTCATGGCTTCTCTTGCATAAAATTCATGTCGgtatattatttatttcctccccctcccagcaccaAATGCTGACCCAAGGAGCAGGCAATCGCAAGTTCAAATGCACTGAGTGTGGCAAGGCCTTCAAATATAAACACCATCTGAAGGAACACCTGCGAATTCACAGTGGTGAGTAGCGGAGGTGCTGGTGTGctcatttgcattttgtttaattAGCTGATTTTTAAAGACTGCTTAAAATTTACACAGTTCTGCTTCTGGCTTTTTGGAGCTACTAAGGTATTTCAGAAGTGGTATCTGAGTCATCCTCATTTATCATGCTGTTAATACCACGGTCTTGCTGAAAGATTTGGAAATAGTAAAGCTTCCTGCAAATAATATAGATTGTTTGTTTGGCAGTTGGAGTTCAGAAGCGTTCATTCATTTCTGTGCAGTCGGACCCTGAAGAGTCCATTATATTTTCCATAACAAAAAGTCCTCCCAAGTGAAATACAGCTCATGTTCTCAGATAACAAGTAAGCGCAGAGCATCTCTTGTTGAATGACTCCTCCTTTTTGGCTCTCCTGCTTGATGTAGTGCTTGATTTAGCACACAGAATGCCACCAGGCTCTGTCTACACACAAACCTCTGCCTATGGAGACATAGAGGTCCTAACATCAGGACTCAGGTTCTCATACCGTGCTTCTTCCTAGtgaaaattcctcttttttttttgaagaaaacaaaacaaaccaaaacaacaaaaacaaacaagcaaaaaaacccccaacaaacacaaaaaaaatcaagaagaagaaacaaataaaatttgaaaagtcTGGATTTGATTTGACACCATTAGCCACAGGGTATCTACCTGCGACTTGCAGAGGTCAGTCTGGAGCCAATCTCACATCTTGGCAGCTGTTGCCAGCTGGAGACCATGGGTCCAAACTGATCTCAAGACCTGTAGAAAGAGGAAGTAGGTTAAAGCAGTGGTGATGTGTGGTGTGTTGCCGTATTTTCTTCACTATTAAGAAGTGGATACAGAGACTATCAGTTGGGTATCAAATGCGATTGCTTGCAATTCTAGGAGCAGCAATGATAATTaacatttggttttaattatcaTTTTAGGTGAAAAACCATATGAGTGTCCAAACTGCAAGAAACGTTTCTCCCACTCGGGCTCCTACAGCTCTCACATCAGCAGCAAGAAGTGTATTGGTTTAATCTCTGTAAATGGCAGAATGAGAAACAATATCAAGACGGGTTCTTCTCCTAATTCTGTATCTTCCTCTCCTACTAATTCGGCCATTACACAGCTGAGAAACAAGCTGGAGAATGGCAAACCACTTAGTATGTCTGAACAAACAGGCctactgaaaattaaaacagaaccACTAGATTTCAATGAATATAAGGTTCTTATGGCCTCACATGGGTTTAGTGCAACTAGTCCTTTTATGAATGGTGGACTTGGAGCAACCAGCCCCTTAGGAGTTCATGCGTCTGCTCAAAGTCCAATGCAGCACTTAGGTGTAGGGATGGAAGCACCGTTGCTTGGGTTTCCTGCGGTAGGCAGTAATTTAAGTGAGGTGCAGAAGGTCCTACAGATTGTGGACAACACGGTTTCCAGGCAGAAAATGGACTGCAAGGCTGAAGAGATCTCCAAGTTGAAGGTTTACCATATGAAGGATTCATGCCCTCAAGCTGAGGAACAAGGAGTTACCTCCCCCAATATTCCCCCCGTGGGTCTTCCAGTAGTAAGTCATAATGGTGCCACTAAAAGTATTATTGACTATACATTAGAGAAAGTCAATGAAGCCAAAGCTTGCCTCCAGAGCTTAACCACAGACTCAAGGAGGCAGCtcaataacattaaaaaagagaagctgcGAACCCTAATAGACCTGGTAACTGAAGATAAGATGATAGAGAACCATAACGTATCCACTCCATTTTCATGCCAGTTCTGTAAAGAAAGCTTTCCTGGTCCCATTCCGTTGCATCAGCATGAGCGTTACCTGTGTAAAATGAATGAAGAAATCAAGGCAGTCCTTCAGCCTCACGAGAACATGGTTCCAAACAAACCTGGAGTGTTTGATAAGCAAACCCTCTTGCTGTCATCAGTACTTTCTGAGAAAGGAATGACTAGCCCCATCAACCCATACAAGGACCACATGTCTGTACTTAAAGCATATTATGCTATGAACATGGAACCCAACTCTGATGAACTACTGAAAATTTCCATTGCTGTTGGCCTTCCTCAGGAATTTGTGAAGGAATGGTTTGAACAAAGGAAAGTCTACCAGTATTCAAGTTCCAGGTCACCATCACTGGAAAGGGCCAGTGCCAAGGTGGCGCTGGCTGCCACCAACAACACTCCCACTAAGGACTCTTTGTCAGCCAGATCTCCAATAAAGCCTGTGGACTCTATAACTTCACCATCTATAGCTGAACTCCATAACAGTGTTACTAATTGTGATACTCCTCTCAGGCTAACAAAACCTCCTCATTTTACCAATATTAAGCCAGTCGATAAATTGGACCACTCAAGGAGCAATACTCCTTCTCCTTTAAATCTTTCTTCCACATCTTCTAAAAACTCCCACAGTAGTTCTTACACTCCAAACAGTTTCTCTTCTGAGGAGCTTCAGGCTGAGCCTTTGGACTTGTCTTTACCAAAACAAATGAAGGAACCCAAAAGTATTATAGccacaaagaacaaaacaaaatctaatAGTGTAAATTTAGAACACAACAGTGTTTCTTCATCATCTGAAAACTCAGATGAGCCACTGAACTTGACGTTTATCAAGAAGGAGTTTTCTAATTCAAATAACCTGGATAAAAGCACTAACCCAGTATTTGGTATGAACCCCTTTAGTGCCAAACCTTTATACACAACACTTCCACCACAGAGCGCATTTCCCCCAGCCACTTTTATGCCACCAGTCCAGACCAGTATTCCTGGGCTGCGACCCTACCCAGGACTAGATCAGATGAGCTTCCTACCACATATGGCCTACACTTACCCAACTGGAGCAGCTACTTTTGCTGATATGCAGCAAAGGAGAAAGTACCAGCGGAAACAAGGATTTCAGGTAAGTTGTTGCAacccttttcttttgaaaggcTAGAATTTGATATTTTGTAACATGTTCTCTTACAGAAGAACAAGCCCATTTATATTTAGCATTTCCAACAAGGGTGAATTTTAGTCTAAAGTTGCAAAAATGCAGTGGAGTAGGAGAACAAATTGCAGTTACCTTAGGAGTACCTCTACTTGGATGCAAAAGCAGTATTGATACTTTGAATAGGCATAATGCTTGTGTTTCTAATCTGTTAAGAGCTCAGTCATTCCTTATGAGAACTGcatctaaaaaataataatgaaaaatctcACCCAGCAATAACATAAGAAACAAAGGAAGCTCTGTGGGGAAACTGATCTCTGCAGGGCTCCTCTCACAGTGAGCATAGCTACATTTCACAGTGGGACATTTCTTGGGAATCACCATTGAAAGTCCTCGAAGCTTCCTTATCTGTCTTTTTTGAGATATTGCTGGTGCACTGTGCATGGGAAAGTGTTCTCTCTTCTCATGAATGTCTGGAGAATAAGAAACATTGACATGTTGCTTCACCATAGCCCTTTCCTTCAGCCCTCTAATCCCCACCAGTCATCTGGAACAGCTTCGAAAAAACCCAGagattaaacaaaattatttggagAGGTACCAACTAGGGGCCCTTAATCACAGACAGAGTCTTTCTGTGGACACCTAATC
This is a stretch of genomic DNA from Apus apus isolate bApuApu2 chromosome 6, bApuApu2.pri.cur, whole genome shotgun sequence. It encodes these proteins:
- the ZEB2 gene encoding zinc finger E-box-binding homeobox 2 isoform X1 — its product is MAPGVRGENKPTPGGKTVGNPGRASMSDGRKPPSLGAHHFFVFAEESQIVNYENVVETGSETDEEDKLHIAEDESAINTLDQETSPASVPNHESSPHVSQAALPREEEEDEMRESGVDHTWHNNEILQASVDGPEEMKEDYDTMGPEATIQTTGNNGTVKNANCTSDFEEYFAKRKLEEGDGHAVSIAEYLQRSDTAIIYPEAPEELSRLGTPEANGQEENDLPPGTPDAFAQLLTCPYCDRGYKRLTSLKEHIKYRHEKNEENFSCPLCNYTFAYRTQLERHMVTHKPGTDQHQMLTQGAGNRKFKCTECGKAFKYKHHLKEHLRIHSGEKPYECPNCKKRFSHSGSYSSHISSKKCIGLISVNGRMRNNIKTGSSPNSVSSSPTNSAITQLRNKLENGKPLSMSEQTGLLKIKTEPLDFNEYKVLMASHGFSATSPFMNGGLGATSPLGVHASAQSPMQHLGVGMEAPLLGFPAVGSNLSEVQKVLQIVDNTVSRQKMDCKAEEISKLKVYHMKDSCPQAEEQGVTSPNIPPVGLPVVSHNGATKSIIDYTLEKVNEAKACLQSLTTDSRRQLNNIKKEKLRTLIDLVTEDKMIENHNVSTPFSCQFCKESFPGPIPLHQHERYLCKMNEEIKAVLQPHENMVPNKPGVFDKQTLLLSSVLSEKGMTSPINPYKDHMSVLKAYYAMNMEPNSDELLKISIAVGLPQEFVKEWFEQRKVYQYSSSRSPSLERASAKVALAATNNTPTKDSLSARSPIKPVDSITSPSIAELHNSVTNCDTPLRLTKPPHFTNIKPVDKLDHSRSNTPSPLNLSSTSSKNSHSSSYTPNSFSSEELQAEPLDLSLPKQMKEPKSIIATKNKTKSNSVNLEHNSVSSSSENSDEPLNLTFIKKEFSNSNNLDKSTNPVFGMNPFSAKPLYTTLPPQSAFPPATFMPPVQTSIPGLRPYPGLDQMSFLPHMAYTYPTGAATFADMQQRRKYQRKQGFQGELLDGTPDYMSGLDDMTDSDSCLSRKKIKKTESGMYACDLCDKTFQKSSSLLRHKYEHTGKRPHQCQICKKAFKHKHHLIEHSRLHSGEKPYQCDKCGKRFSHSGSYSQHMNHRYSYCKREAEEREAAEREAREKGHLEPTELLMNRAYLQSITPQGYSDSEERESMPRDGESEKEHEKEGEDGYEKLGRQDGDEEFEEEEEESENKSMDTDPDTIRDEEETGDHSMDDSSEDGKMETKSDHEEDNMEDGM
- the ZEB2 gene encoding zinc finger E-box-binding homeobox 2 isoform X2, translated to MKQQIMADGPRCKRRKQANPRRKNVVNYENVVETGSETDEEDKLHIAEDESAINTLDQETSPASVPNHESSPHVSQAALPREEEEDEMRESGVDHTWHNNEILQASVDGPEEMKEDYDTMGPEATIQTTGNNGTVKNANCTSDFEEYFAKRKLEEGDGHAVSIAEYLQRSDTAIIYPEAPEELSRLGTPEANGQEENDLPPGTPDAFAQLLTCPYCDRGYKRLTSLKEHIKYRHEKNEENFSCPLCNYTFAYRTQLERHMVTHKPGTDQHQMLTQGAGNRKFKCTECGKAFKYKHHLKEHLRIHSGEKPYECPNCKKRFSHSGSYSSHISSKKCIGLISVNGRMRNNIKTGSSPNSVSSSPTNSAITQLRNKLENGKPLSMSEQTGLLKIKTEPLDFNEYKVLMASHGFSATSPFMNGGLGATSPLGVHASAQSPMQHLGVGMEAPLLGFPAVGSNLSEVQKVLQIVDNTVSRQKMDCKAEEISKLKVYHMKDSCPQAEEQGVTSPNIPPVGLPVVSHNGATKSIIDYTLEKVNEAKACLQSLTTDSRRQLNNIKKEKLRTLIDLVTEDKMIENHNVSTPFSCQFCKESFPGPIPLHQHERYLCKMNEEIKAVLQPHENMVPNKPGVFDKQTLLLSSVLSEKGMTSPINPYKDHMSVLKAYYAMNMEPNSDELLKISIAVGLPQEFVKEWFEQRKVYQYSSSRSPSLERASAKVALAATNNTPTKDSLSARSPIKPVDSITSPSIAELHNSVTNCDTPLRLTKPPHFTNIKPVDKLDHSRSNTPSPLNLSSTSSKNSHSSSYTPNSFSSEELQAEPLDLSLPKQMKEPKSIIATKNKTKSNSVNLEHNSVSSSSENSDEPLNLTFIKKEFSNSNNLDKSTNPVFGMNPFSAKPLYTTLPPQSAFPPATFMPPVQTSIPGLRPYPGLDQMSFLPHMAYTYPTGAATFADMQQRRKYQRKQGFQGELLDGTPDYMSGLDDMTDSDSCLSRKKIKKTESGMYACDLCDKTFQKSSSLLRHKYEHTGKRPHQCQICKKAFKHKHHLIEHSRLHSGEKPYQCDKCGKRFSHSGSYSQHMNHRYSYCKREAEEREAAEREAREKGHLEPTELLMNRAYLQSITPQGYSDSEERESMPRDGESEKEHEKEGEDGYEKLGRQDGDEEFEEEEEESENKSMDTDPDTIRDEEETGDHSMDDSSEDGKMETKSDHEEDNMEDGM